From Paenibacillus sp. PL2-23:
AATATATAGCGGATGGAACAGTGTTAGACATGATCTGGAAATGGCTGAAGGCAGGGTACATGGAAGAAGGAAAATACCACGAGGTAGACTCTGGCACCCCCCAGGGGGGCGTGATATCGCCGCTACTTGCCAACCTGTATCTAAACGAGCTCGATTGGGAGCTAGAGGAGCATGGCATCCGATTCGTGCGCTATGCAGATGACTTCTTGCTTTTTGCCAAAACAGAAGAGGAGATCAAGAGAGCCGCGGAAATTACCCAAACGAAGCTACAAGAGCTAGGGCTCGAAGTAGCCATAGAGAAAACGAAAACGGTAAATTTCAATGACGACGATTTTGATTTTCTGGGCTTTACATTCCAGCATTGGCGGGAACGCAAGAAAGATGGAAAGCGCTACTTCATAGCCAAGCCGAAGGACAGCACGTGGAAGGACTTCAAACAGAAGATCAAAGCCAAAACGAAGAAGACGCTGACCCTCAACAAAAAGGAGTGGTTGGAGAGAGTAAATCCCGTCATACGTGGGAAGGTGAATTACTTTCTGAACTTGTTCAAAGCGATGGAGGAAAACAGAAGGTACGGGCAAGAAAGCCGCTGCTTCGTAAATGCATGTCGTAATAACCTACTAGACGTGGATGGGGATATAAGGAAGAGGCTACGAGTCGCCATGATACACAAACATCCAAGTCAAAGGAAGGGACATGCGATGAAAACGAAGTGGAACAACGAGTTCTTTGCTCGTATTGGACTCATTCCTGCGCACTGGCTGTACCTCCATGAGCAATATGGCTACTCCCTTGACGATTACCTAGATTACATGAAGACGCGTCAGGCAGCAAAACAACAACGTAAAGTGCAAAAAGCAAAAGAACGCGGCGAGGAGTATTACACTCCCGAGCGCGTTCGTAAAATGCAATATGCCCAGCGACTAGCAACTTATTGATCACATGTTGAAACACGTTGGTGAGCCGTATGCCTTAGTAGGGCACGTACGGTTCGATAAGGGGGAAGCCATGAGAGTGGTTTCCCTACTTTATTTTTTATGAATCAGAATTTGTACTCATCGAGCAAAGTTTTTGAACTTGGGGACGAAAATGGGGACGAAATTTAAAAT
This genomic window contains:
- the ltrA gene encoding group II intron reverse transcriptase/maturase, coding for MNQELKLKWHSIYGQILFERRLYEAWEQVKANKGAGGIDGVTLETYGRKLEDNLASLLNKLRAKEYVPSPVRRRYILKKNGKLRPLGIPNIEDRIVQQAIVNVLQPKCEELIFHRWSCGYRPNYGAKRVAQIILWNVETDHNYIYDCDIKGFFDNISHKSLMRVLTKYIADGTVLDMIWKWLKAGYMEEGKYHEVDSGTPQGGVISPLLANLYLNELDWELEEHGIRFVRYADDFLLFAKTEEEIKRAAEITQTKLQELGLEVAIEKTKTVNFNDDDFDFLGFTFQHWRERKKDGKRYFIAKPKDSTWKDFKQKIKAKTKKTLTLNKKEWLERVNPVIRGKVNYFLNLFKAMEENRRYGQESRCFVNACRNNLLDVDGDIRKRLRVAMIHKHPSQRKGHAMKTKWNNEFFARIGLIPAHWLYLHEQYGYSLDDYLDYMKTRQAAKQQRKVQKAKERGEEYYTPERVRKMQYAQRLATY